CTAAATCATAATTGATATATTTTTAGTATTTTAATGATTCAATAATCTTTTGTTGTATATCAATTTCAAGGGGGATTAGTGTTTCTCTATCAAGAATGCTGCCATGAACTTGAATTTATATGGGAATTTCCTATTTTCGAGGATTGAGTTTGGTCTAGGTTAGAATCTATATTTGATTGGAACTTGTACCTTATTAAAAATGGGATGAACTATTTGATTTTAGTGGCGGAGCGGGTCCTCTTCGCTCGAGCAAGACCACGTACATATAACTATAATTGCTTCCATGTTCCATTACTGAAGCATGATTGCTTAATTGGGTTTTGTTGGCTAGAATGCTAGATAAGATAAACATCCATGGTAGTTTTCTCCTTTTCTACTTTGATATTGTTGGTAATAACCTGGCCATGAGTGTTCAGAAATCAAAGGCTTCTGATTGCGAACATAATGCTATCTACTTTACTCAATACTGATGATTGTATTGCGTATAGGTGTGATCAAATACCCTgtgggtaatgataatgaatgaatACTCAATAATTTATCTTTCCTTGACTTGAGATGGATGCAAACACCTTCATAATGATGATGGAACATAAAAGATTGGTGCTTATTATATATAGAGAGTGTATCTCAGTTGATTAACTCAGTAATTTTTTTCAAATGAAATCCTTCTACGGCGAAGAAGCCGCTCTTCCTTCATAGGGGTTCACaagttaagaaaaaatataggggCTGTGAAATtcatgaaacagaaattaacacacacaaaaaaacctAGGAAAAACTCAGAATCAATCTGTGTTAGAGTCATTGCAGAAAATTGTGAGTGAACCAGTTTCAGCATTTTGGATAATCAGATGGTGGTGGTGGCAGCTTCTGATTAGGCAGATTTCCGTCTTGTACAACCCATGCCGTCTTCAAACCCCAGCTAGTGTGAACTTCCAAATGGCAGTGCATGAACCATACTCCTACATATATATAATTACATCCGATTTTCTATAGTTAGATAATTAAGTCGATCAAAGAAATAATATATGGTCTTTAGTTATATTAGTATGCATACCTGGATTGTCTGCAAGGAAACGAATGGTAACCCAACCTCCTGCTGGCACACCAACAGTGTTTCTCTCAACAGGGTCAACAAGGTTGTACTTTGCTGGGTCTTTTTTAGGATTGAAATTCCCAGAACCTTGTCCAACCACAAAGAAGTTGAACCCATGTAGGTGAAGTGGGTGACTTTCTGCACCAAGTATGCTCGTGCTTTGCATAACTAATTCCACACTTGTGTTATATTGAAGTACCACCACCTTTGTCCCATCTATCACATTCGTGTTGTTAGGTGGTGTTCCGGTGTAGTTGAATGCCATTAGTGGTGAGAAGGGAAGTTCGGATGTCAAAACCCCATTTGAATTGCGGAGGAAATGTGCTTGCAGGAGAGCTTTTGTAGGCATGACAAAGGAGACATTGTTAATAGATGCTGCAAACATGGTGGTATTTGTTGGGCCTTGACATGTATGGTTTTTAGGGCATGGGTTTGTTCCTAACCCTACTGTGAAGAAGAAGTGTTTATCAACTTTCTTTGGTACATTTGCTGGGTATTGGGCATTTGCTAGGCTTTTAAGTTTGTTGGTGAAGTTGGTAACAAAAGAAGAGTCTCTTAGAGCTGGAAGTGTTGGCTTCAAAAGAGGAAGCTTCTTGATTGAAGTGGATGGTTTAGGATGGTGGTATTCAAGGATTCCAGCAACAGTAGAATTGTCAAAGGTGCCGTTTCCTGTAACATAAGGCCGAGCCATCATAACGAAGGTAGCATCAGGATGATAAGCTTTAGTCTTGAGGAGGACATTGGTAGTTTGCCCAGGAGTAATGATAATTGTATCTGTCTCAAAGGGCTTAACATAAAGAGCATCAACATCTACTGTTGTAAGAGTGTGATTGGCAATGCTAAAGAAGAGTTCGTCATTGAGTGCAGCATTTATCAGCCTAAGGAGATATGTTTTTCCTGGTTTTACACTCAATTTGAACGTGTCTGCACATAATTAAACACACGTACATTGGTGATTAGTCACAGTTTTTAGATTTGATcagttaaactaattaatacgAACACTTGCATGCATATATGATATACCTTTAGCCGAGCAATTGTATAATAGTCCTGGAAGGCCATTGATGGTGTATGCATCTGATACATTTGGACCACCTCCAGTTTGCAGTGCTTGGGAAATGACTGCCTCAGTATCAGCATTCCACCACTCTCCTGCAATTCCACACATCACATAATGTTTATTTTCTGACATCCTGAAACAAATAAAATGAAGCATAGAATACAGTTGTATAATTAGAGGTGGAAGAATGCATTACCAAAGATAAGAGGAACTTCCTTATAGGGCTGGGGAAAAGGGTAAGGAACACCCCGTTTAGGAAGAATAATGATAGGTCCATAAAGAGTTGATCGGAGCCAAGAAATGTGTGCGTGCCACCAAAGTGTGCCTCTCTGACCAACAATGGTGAAGTTGTATGCATAAGTTTGACCACTTTGTATGGGGCACTGTGCTATATATGCCGGTCCATCTGCCCATCCACTTTGTAGTTGTCTGATCCCATGCCTGCTCAAACATTCACAAACATATATCAGTGAATTGTTTTGATgctaaaaagtaaaaacaaatGAAATTAGAAGCTAGACAGAATTATTGAAGGATACCAGTGGATGGTAATATTGTTGTTGACATGGTTGACAACATTGATAATGAGTCGATCACCCTCTCGAGCAACAATTGGAGGCCCTGGAAACTGCCCATTAACTGTGACAATGCTCTTGGTGTGGCATAATCTTGTCACATTTTGCATGTTAATCTACAATTAAACCCATAATTAATATTGTAACAAGAATGGTGGTTAGTATAACGCATTGGTGTACGTAAATTAAGGTCAAAACTTAATTAGAAAGTGATTTCATGCAAGTACATTGAATCTGTAGTGCCTGGTGATGCCAGTATCAGCTGCATCGGCGAAATTGTAGGAAAGCGTTGAGCACACAATGCTAAAAAGGGCAATGATGAGCAATCTGTGGAAAGTTGCCATTTTTGACAAACTGATAGCTTAAGAGGGTGTTAAGATAGATACAAACACCTGAGAAGTGAGAATGATGATGCTACTTAAAAGATTGGAgcttattatatatatagtgtATCTCTGGTGATTAGGTAAGGATTAAAAATGGATATAGAAATTCCAGCACATTGGACCAAATTGTTTGTTACATTGTTGGTTTTAGAGTGATCCTAAAGTCTATgagtaattttgattttctggtttaatgaataatgttttacaatGTAATTTTCACGATGATTAGTAACTTAGAATTATGTCTTATCCTTTGTTTCTCCTCTGTTTTGTTCTTGTGATCAATAAAAGCCGGGATTATCTTGGTATCAATCATAAAATTACCAGTCCTGATCGAGATATTGGACTTCCTGTCAAGATAATCTCTGTTGGTAGAAATCAATTGATGACTATAGGCCATTTTCATGTTGCTAATTTTGTTACAGATTCAAAACCATAATTTACACACTTTGTATTGAACTTTAATTTGTCAATGGCTTAGCACAATAAAGCATTCTCCAGTTTGGTTAATTTCTACTGTAATGTCTCCCACAGATATTCTAGCATTCACCAAGCTTACTCTTCTTCGACTAGTCCGGCCGGTAAATGTATCAGTACGTGCTTACTGCTTAGTAAACATAAGCTAGCTGTTTCAAAATGTTACATTAAGAAAAAAAAGCTTGACTTAAGGGGTACTCTTGTTCATAGCAGGGTTTCCTTGTAAACGTATGCATGCATGGTTGTGAGGTCTACCTCTAACCAAGAGTGCATTACAAAATACTGCTACTTCTGTAGCAACTAAGGTGTTTTAGACAAGATTAGATAAAATATGATTAAGTGCATTCACCTGGAGATTGGGCAAGAAGTTTCATATTACAGTGCACCATTTGTTAACTTTTTCGTTTCTGCTATTATACTAGTAGTTTAAACCATATTCTAACTCATTGATTTGATAAACATGTCTGGTTCCATGGCCATAATCCGATCCATTTAGTTCTGTCGATATATGATTCAACCATATATATTTCTTAATAGTAATGCAAATAAAGCTCAAGCCGGATTTGCTGGTTTTTACCGTCAGAGAAGCTACTAAAAGTTTATTCAGAACTCTCTTAGATTTTATAAGATAAAATCATACTGAAGAACCTTATTCTTGTAATACAATATGTTTCTTCATATTTGGGTAGACCATCGAAGCAACTGGAAGAACTTGTTCGCCATGGAAATGTAAATGATGGCCTTAATTAGCAAACTCAACTTTCATTTGATATAATTATCATGATTTCTGGTTTAGAAGCACAAGAATTCTACCACATTCAGCTTGAGAATTTTTAGACATTGGAACAAACTCAACTTTCAATTGATATAATATTCTATAATATTCTATGTATTAATTAATTCCTTGTTAAAAGTTTAGGCCTATTTGTTTTTAGAAATAAATTGTTCTCCGTGCCCCTATCTACTCCACTTCTCTTCTTTTCTTCTCCTTTGCATAGATGTACTGCTTAGCCCTTTGGACTTGACTTGGTGGGAGTTTTCTATTCCAACTCATATTCCTTCATGTGAGTCATTTGATGATGGTGATGTAAGGGGAGAAATGAGGATTGCAAAGATACACTCGTTTCTCATGATCGTGGTTCGTCTCTCATTTGAATTAGCGGGACATCCATATTTCTCATTTCGCTTTAGATCGGCTTGAATATAGGGAGATATGAGTTCTCCGTATAAaaacaagcaaaaaaaaataaaaccaatgGACTAGAAATTG
This sequence is a window from Spinacia oleracea cultivar Varoflay chromosome 1, BTI_SOV_V1, whole genome shotgun sequence. Protein-coding genes within it:
- the LOC110794815 gene encoding laccase-17 — protein: MATFHRLLIIALFSIVCSTLSYNFADAADTGITRHYRFNINMQNVTRLCHTKSIVTVNGQFPGPPIVAREGDRLIINVVNHVNNNITIHWHGIRQLQSGWADGPAYIAQCPIQSGQTYAYNFTIVGQRGTLWWHAHISWLRSTLYGPIIILPKRGVPYPFPQPYKEVPLIFGEWWNADTEAVISQALQTGGGPNVSDAYTINGLPGLLYNCSAKDTFKLSVKPGKTYLLRLINAALNDELFFSIANHTLTTVDVDALYVKPFETDTIIITPGQTTNVLLKTKAYHPDATFVMMARPYVTGNGTFDNSTVAGILEYHHPKPSTSIKKLPLLKPTLPALRDSSFVTNFTNKLKSLANAQYPANVPKKVDKHFFFTVGLGTNPCPKNHTCQGPTNTTMFAASINNVSFVMPTKALLQAHFLRNSNGVLTSELPFSPLMAFNYTGTPPNNTNVIDGTKVVVLQYNTSVELVMQSTSILGAESHPLHLHGFNFFVVGQGSGNFNPKKDPAKYNLVDPVERNTVGVPAGGWVTIRFLADNPGVWFMHCHLEVHTSWGLKTAWVVQDGNLPNQKLPPPPSDYPKC